A DNA window from Labrus mixtus chromosome 4, fLabMix1.1, whole genome shotgun sequence contains the following coding sequences:
- the LOC132973029 gene encoding zinc finger C3H1 domain-containing protein-like isoform X5: protein MDLNSKSRYPAEEGELEDGEICDDEAEDSVPLRRGEGNRPRGGAPPRPRKPHQHPHGLPLHPALPPPDFRLLMPYNRGPFLPNHRQQCGPSGPDRPPSPPPLLHPPPGLGPHGEPSPRSSFWERSHGALGRFRHRGMPNGGRGNWNRGTRGGGNMRGPPGRYGPGEIHGNKNDSPLRKQKPMGRPQVRKVAHSVSKADSCVDESFEDLLSKYKQIQLELECIRKEETMALEPDGSPAREHISDTNTAGIPENKPEPEPEPAGAEDTADKKVFQAFNIKPLRQKLPTPSDLDELRRKWAEQQKAEGGAEKDAGEDESGGQDRAEGEQRHEEETEEDDKKKTCPSCMPETDKEKKTACLSCTPEMDKEKKTVAACPSCTTETDKEKKTVAVVACPSCTLEKDKEKKTTTVTACMCCIPETDKEKKKKKKKTAACVRESSASSEDSALSPDKVGVKVEEEELSELQLRLLALQSASKKWQQKEQQVLKRSKDRITRAVQGKTPGPGPRPTPSRQRVSTRSSSAAAAAAAAAAAERSRTRSKPPPDRDRNKTGGARPADRDRDRLKPSPKPGPKPGLKPGLKPSPALVLRSAERRAERAHSLKKVISPGSVAKQAFRKQQLRTWKLQQQREQEEKRRQDEEERRKREEEIRRIRDLSNQDEQYNRFMKLVGGRSQIRSKSRDRDHRKSAGKQGLDASGNLYQYDNYDEVAMDTDSETSSPVPSPPPQLLPDDLGCFPQLSQYVNAAHHFGMEFSQPFLTQLLPGTPPPPPPLPPPPPEELEPPPKPPFADEEEEEEMLLRETCLMSMANKRVPASEQEMSSSAPPSPGGPPPAGVQPPLRGNLSTVSLNTVPPSRSNKFSRGHHSNRAPLVLPRHKSVVVSLIDSDDSDSDQDACSSSQVAFGGLEFMIKEARRTVEATKPKAASGSEKENNPLRTPDALPENKKAEYRLLRDEIASREKQKILKDNSPSRRVFPAVSDSVMNTCLKSAAQIKLSEAEQKLNKHRELLQRDEAMLRHLLQQELKKRESLKAAEGKVVRLREQLQASEKIVSANRLLLKKLQEQVHRVEHRVSIKKGVAVRLEQELAHAQLAAGRGPKRRADNTHSQPGKLQRVDGTLRGSEHHFAELIAQKQRLQQLESEYALKIKKLKAAQALHHRGVTADVLTEPPPRVSTPPDPPPAPSTTTPSPFPLPQPSLHDLTQDKLTLDSEDAPEGEDQETESAPPAAAPPAAVTAAAAKPPRRLSLRQSSCSFTKPNLETPSSTPAKDSSTPKPSKTCSSSSSSAPPVEVFAGLDMEAVKLRYQEQARLGELLLKELRDLGGQVDNPPPGQVVPVEMDVPTSQSGNSELKPVPFGLYRSPLLVFRSYRFSPYYRTKEKFPLSSVTFSNAIDPSKNFCRFDLTGSCNDDHCRWQHMRNCTLTGNQLFQDVLSYNLQLIGCSETSSDQDISSATERYMKKLFGSNKDRMGVDQKAVLLVSKVNESKRHVPPFTTCKDMRRWRPKPSAPSSSIAEDDSDDEPAGGDPAPRRHDDCIRGSLSALDVCVTSEDKRYFISETDDISNLETSVLEKPRDTQLWIKLAFKYLNQSDTSAAECLEAALNTLSRALESNCDNPEVWSHYLLLFSRRGSREEVQEMCEMAVEHAPDYRVWWNYLTLESSFEGKDFVCERLLQFLVSSSSSPSNTLSFHLMEALLYRVQLNLFTGRMESALAILQSALKSAHDRSIADHLTSRDRALLWLTFIHLTEFDRLPSSLYDPAESGPSRLVSRESFLLPWRTSHDISTPPDMLIALFQDGVRQCSEESVSQSERTLACLPLHTNLILLHTLLHRYDEGVSLCQSLLSSCPDSCALRDALADLHIRRGDSDEAVSMWLHALAECPNNAEVFYHCCRFLMAQEKSSAVSPLFRGFILSLCEDQQSHKTPVDLLRHILGFPTKDVLKEPIIKELQEQLSQQTAHLHLIHCRWQWLHGSEEDTQDAFERALGSSLTLEELHTLWTDYLSFSSSLQARSPSHSHSKLFSDLVHRCLCTVPSRLQVPFNPAEFWSCYTFHNKVISLYLSCLPQSQHALVLERLRYSMPNNTELGLRLLQQEWKDENMEQLKFQARMLCSNAPKCVSSWRIAITVERELKEPSEVRLLYQQALQNLPLCAGLWTDRLLFEAAEGGGGGAASTVWAERLRRLLLRCQQVGVSVSEPLSLASLCVTERQ, encoded by the exons atggATTTAAACTCTAAGAGCCGCTATCCCGCGGAGGAGGGCGAGCTGGAGGACGGGGAGATCTGCGACGATGAAGCCGAAGACAGTGTGCCGCTCCGGCGGGGGGAGGGTAACAGGCCCCGCGGAGGAGCTCCTCCACGACCGAGAAAACCTCACCAACACCCGCATGGCCTGCCTCTACACCCTGCCCTCCCGCCGCCAGATTTTCGCCTCCTCATGCCATACAACCGCGGACCTTTCCTCCCGAACCACCGGCAGCAGTGCGGGCCGAGCGGGCCCGACCGGCCTCCCTCACCTCCGCCGCTGCTGCACCCTCCGCCAGGGCTGGGACCTCACGGAGAGCCGAGCCCGAGGAGCAGCTTCTGGGAGCGGAGCCACGGGGCCCTGGGCCGGTTCAGACACCGGGGCATGCCGAACGGGGGACGAGGAAACTGGAACCGAGGGACCCGGGGAGGAGGAAACATGAGAGGTCCCCCCGGTCGGTACGGGCCCGGAGAGATTCACGGCAACAAGAACGATTCCCCCCTGAGGAAAC AGAAGCCTATGGGGAGGCCTCAGGTGAGGAAAGTGGCTCACAGCGTCTCCAAAGCGGACTCGTGTGTAGACGAGTCGTTTGAGGACCTGCTGTCCAAGTACAAACAGATCCAACTGGAGCTGGAGTGTATCCGTAAAGAGGAGACCATGGCTCTGGAGCCTGACGGCTCTCCTGCCAGAGAGCACATATCAGACACCAACACAGCAGGGATCCCAGAGAAcaaaccagaaccagaaccagaaccagcagGAGCAGAGGACACGGCTGacaaaaaagtgtttcaggCTTTCAACATCAAACCTCTCCGGCAGAAACTCCCCACCCCCTCCGACCTGGACGAGCTGAGGAGGAAGTGGGCGGAGCAGCAGAAGGCGGAAGGCGGGGCTGAGAAGGACG CAGGAGAAGACGAGAGTGGAGGACaggacagagcagagggagagcagagacatgaaGAAGAGACTGAGGAGGATGACAAGAAAAAGACGTGTCCCAGCTGCATGCCGGAAAcggacaaagagaagaagacggCGTGTCTGAGCTGCACGCCGGAAAtggacaaagagaagaagacggTGGCGGCGTGTCCCAGCTGCACAAcggaaacagacaaagagaagaag acggTGGCGGTGGTGGCGTGTCCGAGCTGCACACtggaaaaggacaaagagaagaagacgacGACGGTGACGGCGTGTATGTGCTGCATACcggaaacagacaaagagaagaagaagaagaagaagaagacggcgGCGTGTGTCAGAGAGTCATCGGCCTCAAGTGAAGACTCCGCCCTCTCTCCTGACAAG GTGGgggtgaaggtggaggaggaggagctttcagagctgcagctgcgtCTCCTCGCTCTGCAGTCAGCCAGTAAGAAGTGGCAGCAGAAGGAGCAGCAGGTGTTGAAGAGGAGCAAAGACCGGATCACCAGAGCGGTCCAAGGCAAGACTCCAGGACCAGGACCCAGACCAACTCCCAGCAGGCAGAGAGTCTCCACCAGGTCctcgtctgctgctgctgctgctgctgctgctgctgctgcagagagaagcagaaCCAGGTCCAAGCCTCCTCCTGACAGGGATCGGAACAAGACCGGCGGGGCCAGACCTGcagacagggacagagacagacttAAACCCAGTCCTAAACCTGGTCCTAAACCAGGTCTTAAACCCGGTCTTAAACCCAGTCCTGCTCTGGTCCTCAGATCAGCAGAgcggagagcagagagagctcACAGTTTGAAGAAGGTGATCAGTCcag GCTCCGTGGCGAAGCAGGCGTTCAGGAAGCAGCAGTTGAGGACGtggaagctgcagcagcagagggagcaggaggagaagcgtcggcaggatgaggaggagagacgcAAACGAGAGGAGGAGATCCGCAGGATCCGAGATCTGTCCAATCAGGATGAGCAGTACAACCGCTTCATGAAGCTGGTGGGGGGGCGGAGCCAGATACGCAGCAAG TCCAGAGACAGAGACCACAggaagtctgcaggtaaacagggtCTGGACGCCTCAGGGAACCTTTATCAGTATGACAACTATGACGAGGTCGCTATGGATACGGACAGTGAAACCAGCTCCCCAG tcccGTCTCCGCCCCCTCAGCTGCTCCCTGATGACTTAGGATGTTTCCCTCAGCTGTCTCAGTATGTGAACGCTGCCCATCACTTCGGAATG GAGTTCTCTCAGCCCTTCCTCACCCAGCTACTGCCAGGtacacctccccctcctcctcctctcccccctcctccccccgaGGAGCTGGAGCCTCCTCCCAAACCTCCGTTtgctgatgaggaggaggaggaggagatgctgCTGAGGGAGACATGTCTGATGTCGATGGCCAATAAGAGAGTGCCCGCCAGCGAG CAGGAGATGAGCTCCAGCgctcctccttctcctggtggtcctcctcctgcaggagtcCAGCCCCCCCTCAGGGGAAACCTGAGCACCGTCAGTCTGAACACGGTGCCTCCATCACGCTCCAACAAGTTCAGCAGAGGACACCACAGCAACAGAGCGCCCCTGGTG CTTCCTCGACACAAGTCTGTGGTCGTTTCTCTGATCGACTCGGACGACAGTGACTCAGACCAGGACGCCTGCAGCTCATCTCAGGTGGCGTTTGGAGGCCTTGAGTTCATGATCAAAGAGGCTCGCAGGACGGTGGAG GCCACCAAGCCGAAAGCAGCGTCAGGATCAGAGAAGGAGAACAACCCGCTCCGAACGCCAGACGCTCTGCCCGAAAACAAGAAGGCAGAGTACCGCCTGCTCAGGGACGAGATCGCCAG CAGGGAGAAGCAGAAGATACTGAAGGATAACAGTCCGAGTCGTCGAGTGTTTCCTGCTGTCTCGGACTCTGTGATGAATACAtgtttaaagtctgcagcacAAATCAAACTGAGTGAAGCCGAGCAGAAACTCAACAAGCACAG agagctgctgcagagggaCGAGGCGATGCTCAGACACCTCCTGCAgcaggagctgaagaagagggAGTCTCTGAAGGCGGCCGAGGGGAAGGTGGTCAGACTGAGAGAGCAGCTGCAGGCGTCAGAGAAGATCGTCAGCGCCAACAGGTTGCTGCTCAAGAAGCTGCAGGAACAG GTGCACCGCGTTGAACATCGGGTGTCCATAAAGAAAGGTGTGGCTGTCAGGTTGGAGCAGGAGCTGGCTCATGCTCAGCTGGCTGCAGGACGAGGACCCAAACGCAGAGCCGACAACACCCACAgccag CCCGGTAAGCTGCAGCGTGTGGACGGCACCCTCCGCGGGTCAGAGCATCACTTTGCGGAGCTGATTGCTCAGAAGcagcgtctgcagcagctggagtcAGAGTACGCCCTGAAGATCAAAAAGCTGAAGGCGGCCCAGGCCCTGCACCACAGAGGAGTCACGGCTGATGTCCTCACAGAGCCCCCCCCACGAGTCTCCACCCCTCCTGACCCCCCGCCCGCACCCTCAACCACCACTCCGTCCCCGTTCCCTCTGCCCCAGCCCTCCCTGCACGACCTCACTCAGGACAAACTCACCTTGGACAGCGAGGACGCCCCCGAGGGTGAAGACCAAGAGACAGAATCTGCCCCTCCAGCTGCAGCTCCACCTGCTGCcgtcactgctgctgctgctaaaccCCCCCGCAGACTCTCCCTCCGTCAGTCCAGCTGCTCCTTCACCAAACCAAACCTAGAGACACCCAGCTCCACCCCCGCTAAAGACAGCAGCACCCCCAAACCCTCcaaaacctgcagcagctccagcagctctgCTCCACCTGTAGAGGTGTTTGCAGGTCTGGACATGGAGGCTGTGAAGCTCAGGTACCAGGAGCAGGCCCGACTCGGGGAGCTGCTGCTCAAAGAGCTGCGTGACCTAGGAGGACAGGTGGACAACCCCCCACCTGGACAG GTGGTTCCTGTGGAGATGGATGTACCTACCAGCCAATCAGGGAACAGCGAGCTGAAGCCTGTTCCCTTCGGACTGTATCGTAGCCCGCTGCTGGTCTTCAGATCGTACAG GTTCAGTCCGTACTACAGGACCAAGGAGAAGTTTCCTCTGAGCTCTGTGACCTTCAGCAACGCCATCGATCCATCCAAGAACTTCTGTCGCTTCGACCTCACAGGCAGCTGCAACGACGACCACTGCAGATG GCAGCACATGAGGAACTGCACGCTGACAGGAAACCAGCTGTTCCAGGACGTCCTGTCGTATAACctgcagctgattggctgctctGAGACCAGCTCCGATCAGGACATCAGCTCAGCCACAG AGCGGTACATGAAGAAGCTGTTTGGATCAAACAAAGACCGGATGGGCGTGGATCAGAAGGCCGTCCTCCTGGTCAGCAAAGTGAATGAGAGCAAACGTCACG TCCCTCCCTTTACCACCTGTAAGGACATGAGGAGGTGGAGGCCCAAACCTTCAGCTCCAAGCAGCTCCATCGCCGAGGACGACAGCGACGATGAGCCAGCAGGAGGAGACCCAGCACCTCGACGACACg acGACTGCATCAGGGGCAGCCTGTCAGCTCTGGATGTGTGCGTCACCTCCGAGGACAAACGATACTTCATCAGTGAGACAGACGACATATCAAACCTGGAGACGAGCGTGCTGGAGAAACCCCGAGACACGCAGCTGTGGATCAAACTGGCCTTTAAATACCTGAACCAGAGCGACAC GTCTGCAGCAGAGTGTCTGGAAGCTGCTCTGAACACGCTCTCTCGAGCTCTGGAGAGTAACTGTGACAACCCCGAGGTGTGGAGTCACTACCTGCTCCTGTTCTCCAGGAGGGGCAGCAGGGAGGAGGTGCAGGAGATGTGTGAGATGGCAGTGGAGCACGCACCTGACTACAGAGTGTGGTGGAAC taccTGACTCTGGAGAGCTCGTTTGAGGGGAAGGACTTTGTGTGCGAGCGTCTGCTGCAgttccttgtctcctcctcgtcctcaccctCGAACACTCTCTCCTTCCACCTGATGGAGGCGCTGCTCTACAGGGTGCAGCTCAACCTGTTCACTGGACGCATGGAGAGCGCCCTGGCTATCCTACAG agcGCTCTGAAGTCTGCTCATGATAGGAGTATAGCAGATCATCTGACCTCCAGAGACCGAGCTCTGCTCTGGCTCACCTTTATCCACCTGACAGAGTTTGACCGTCTGCCCTCGAGTCTGTATGACCCGGCAGAGTCGGGTCCGTCCAGGCTGGTCAGCAGAGAGTCCTTCCTGCTTCCCTGGAGgacatcacatgacatcagCACGCCGCCCGACATGCTCATTGCTCTGTTTCAGG ACGGCGTCCGTCAGTGCAGCGAGGAGTCTGTGTCTCAGAGCGAGCGAACGCTGGCCTGCCTCCCTCTTCACACAAACCTCATTCTCctgcacacactgctgcacag GTATGATGAAGGTGTGTCTCTGTGCCAGTCTCTGCTGAGCTCGTGTCCTGACTCGTGCGCTCTCAGAGACGCTCTGGCTGATCTTCACATCAGGAGAGGAGACTCTGATGAGGCCGTCAGCATGTGGCTGCACGCTCTGGCCGAGTGTCCCAACAACGCTGAGGTCTTCTACCACTGCTGCAGGTTCCTAATGGCACAG GAGAAGTCGAGTGCCGTCTCTCCTCTGTTCAGAGGCttcattttgtctctgtgtgaggaCCAGCAGAGCCACAAGACACCTGTGGACCTGCTCAG aCACATTCTGGGGTTTCCCACCAAGGACGTCCTGAAAGAACCAATCATCAAAGAGCTTCAGGAGCAGCTGAGCCAGCAGACTGCCCATCTCCACCTGATACACTG TCGTTGGCAGTGGCTGCACGGCTCTGAGGAGGACACTCAGGACGCCTTTGAGCGAGCGTTGGGATCGTCTCTGACTCTGGAGGAGCTGCACACTCTGTGGACGGA ttacCTGTCGTTCAGCAGCAGCCTGCAGGCCCGTAGCCCCTCCCACAGTCACTCCAAACTGTTCTCAGATCTGGTCCATCGCTGTCTGTGCACCGTCCCCTCCAGGCTGCAGGTCCCCTTCAACCCTGCAGAGTTCTGGAGCTGCTACACCTTCCACAACAAG GTGATCTCTCTCTACCTGAGCTGTCTGCCTCagtcccagcatgcactggtGCTGGAGAGACTGAGATACTCTATGCCCAACAACACTGAGCTCGGCctgag GTTGCTGCAGCAGGAGTGGAAGGATGAAAACATGGAGCAGCTGAAGTTTCAGGCCCGCATGCTGTGCAGCAACGCTCCAAAGTGTGTGTCCAGCTGGAGGAT agcgATCACTGTGGAGAGAGAGCTGAAGGAGCCATCTGAG GTGCGACTTCTCTACCAGCAGGCTCTCCAGAACCTTCCACTGTGTGCTGGCCTGTGGACAGAT CGGCTGCTCTTTGAGGCGGCTGaaggcggcggcggcggtgcAGCTTCAACGGTGTGGGCGGAGCGTCTGCGGCGGCTGCTACTCAGGTGTCAGCAGGTGGGCGTGAGTGTCAGTGAGCCGCTCAGTTtagcgtctctgtgtgtgacagagcGTCAGTGA